In Acidimicrobiales bacterium, the following are encoded in one genomic region:
- a CDS encoding enoyl-CoA hydratase/isomerase family protein, with amino-acid sequence MLASPFAAEELSDPSGLLVTVRPEAGAFVDHRLLTSLPCVVVGVDRPAFDTPPWCDAVVDPAVTTIGAIEATVEATPLAATAFVLLLRSARATVDVEAGLVAESAVYSMLQGGPEFARWRASHPARERAVSDGLPVRVERSGGRVDVILDRPEVRNALDRTLRDGWLAALAVALADPSVSEVVVRGEGPSFCSGGDLDEFGSFGDPASAHLVRLTASIGRALDQLGARLGPGLRFEVHGPCAGSGIELPAFAALVEARSDFTAILPEVRLGLIPGAGGTVSLSRRMGRHRTALLGLSGATLDASTALAWGLVNHVHPPVL; translated from the coding sequence TTGCTGGCCTCCCCGTTCGCGGCGGAGGAGCTGTCCGACCCGTCCGGGCTGCTGGTCACCGTGCGACCCGAGGCCGGTGCGTTCGTCGACCACCGGCTGCTCACCAGCCTGCCGTGCGTGGTGGTCGGGGTAGACCGTCCGGCCTTCGACACACCCCCGTGGTGCGACGCCGTGGTCGACCCCGCCGTCACCACCATCGGGGCCATCGAGGCGACGGTCGAGGCCACGCCGTTGGCCGCCACCGCCTTCGTGCTGCTGTTGCGGTCCGCCCGTGCCACAGTCGACGTGGAGGCGGGCTTGGTGGCCGAGTCGGCCGTGTACTCGATGTTGCAGGGCGGCCCGGAGTTCGCCCGTTGGCGTGCCAGCCACCCGGCGCGGGAGCGCGCCGTGAGCGACGGCCTGCCCGTGCGCGTCGAACGGTCAGGTGGCCGCGTCGACGTGATCCTCGACCGACCAGAGGTCCGCAACGCGCTCGATCGCACGCTGCGCGACGGATGGCTCGCGGCGCTGGCGGTGGCGCTGGCCGACCCGTCGGTCTCCGAGGTGGTCGTGCGCGGCGAGGGGCCGAGCTTCTGCAGCGGCGGCGACCTCGACGAGTTCGGATCGTTCGGCGACCCCGCGTCAGCCCACTTGGTGCGACTCACGGCGAGCATCGGCCGGGCGCTCGATCAGCTCGGGGCGAGACTTGGGCCGGGCCTCCGCTTCGAGGTGCACGGTCCGTGCGCCGGATCGGGCATCGAGCTCCCGGCTTTCGCGGCCCTCGTCGAAGCCCGGTCGGACTTCACTGCGATCCTGCCCGAGGTCCGCCTCGGCCTCATCCCGGGCGCCGGCGGCACGGTGAGCCTGAGCCGGCGGATGGGGCGTCACCGCACCGCCCTGCTCGGCTTGTCCGGCGCCACCCTCGACGCCTCCACCGCCCTCGCCTGGGGCCTCGTCAACCACGTCCACCCCCCCGTGCTGTGA
- a CDS encoding amidohydrolase family protein, protein MPAIISVDDHLIEPPDLFDGRMPASLADRAPAVHEADDGTQYWQFDGQQYPNVGLNAVVGRPRDQWSMDPARFDEMRPGCFDIDARVADMDQAGIWASVCFPSLIAGFAGTVFSRCSDPELGLACVRAWNDWHAEVWAGTHPERIVPLQIPWLADPAVAAVEVRANAARGFKAVSFPEFPTRVGCPSLRTGAWDPFFAACAETGTVLCLHTGSAGWAPLSSDDLPFEAFPTLFPANAYLAANEWLWSGVPIRHPELRIALSEGGIGWVPMFYDRVDYVLDHSASGAESQAWSGDLRPSEVAARSFWYCTIDDPSVMALRERIGVDHICLETDYPHADSTWPDSQAVVAATLGHLPGAERTAICAGNAAALFGHPLPPAGWGTD, encoded by the coding sequence GTGCCCGCCATCATCTCGGTCGACGATCACCTGATCGAGCCGCCTGACCTGTTCGACGGCCGCATGCCGGCGTCGCTGGCCGATCGGGCGCCGGCCGTCCACGAGGCTGACGACGGCACGCAGTACTGGCAGTTCGACGGCCAGCAGTACCCGAACGTCGGGCTCAACGCCGTGGTCGGCCGTCCCCGCGACCAGTGGAGCATGGACCCGGCCCGCTTCGACGAGATGCGGCCCGGCTGCTTCGACATCGACGCCCGTGTGGCCGACATGGACCAGGCCGGCATCTGGGCATCCGTGTGCTTCCCATCGCTGATCGCCGGGTTTGCCGGCACCGTGTTCTCGCGGTGCTCGGACCCGGAGCTCGGCCTGGCATGTGTGCGGGCGTGGAACGACTGGCACGCCGAGGTGTGGGCCGGCACGCACCCCGAGCGGATCGTCCCGCTGCAGATTCCCTGGTTGGCCGACCCGGCTGTCGCCGCGGTCGAGGTGCGAGCCAACGCCGCTCGGGGGTTCAAAGCTGTGAGCTTCCCCGAGTTCCCCACCAGAGTCGGCTGCCCGAGCCTGCGCACCGGCGCATGGGACCCGTTCTTCGCGGCGTGCGCGGAGACGGGCACGGTGCTGTGCCTCCACACGGGATCGGCGGGCTGGGCGCCGCTGTCGTCCGACGACTTGCCGTTCGAGGCGTTCCCGACCCTGTTCCCGGCCAACGCCTACCTCGCGGCCAACGAGTGGTTGTGGTCGGGCGTGCCGATCCGCCACCCCGAGTTGCGGATCGCGCTGAGCGAAGGCGGCATCGGCTGGGTGCCGATGTTCTACGACCGGGTCGACTACGTGCTCGACCACTCGGCGTCGGGCGCCGAGAGCCAGGCCTGGTCCGGCGACCTGCGACCCAGCGAGGTGGCGGCCCGCAGCTTCTGGTACTGCACGATCGACGACCCGTCGGTGATGGCCCTGCGCGAGCGGATCGGCGTCGACCACATCTGCCTGGAGACCGATTACCCCCACGCCGACTCCACGTGGCCCGACAGCCAAGCGGTCGTCGCCGCCACGCTCGGTCACTTGCCCGGAGCGGAGCGGACCGCGATCTGCGCCGGCAACGCGGCCGCGCTGTTCGGCCACCCGCTTCCTCCCGCCGGTTGGGGGACCGACTGA
- a CDS encoding amidohydrolase family protein has product MLDVRFAGATLVDGTGAPARLADVGVRHGRVVAIRDPGALDEPAVQHVDATGLVLAPGFVDLHTHYDAQLCWDPTASPSPLHGVTTVLGGNCGFTIAPAGPDHADYLMRMLARVEGMPIEALSAGLAWDWNSFGDWLGGLEGSIAVNAGFLVGHSALRRVVMGDDAIGSPATPEQVAAMVALLRRSLNEGGLGLSTSQAGTHRDRDGNPVPSRAAGRDELLALAGVLADVPGMSVSLVPAGSLGQFSDDEVRLLTDLSLASRAAVNWNVLGVSAGNPAQHEHQLAASDHATAHGATVVALTLPHRMQMRLSLRSGFLFDSLPGWAEFIGLPVPERIAALGDPGVRRRLDAGARSDEAGLLRALADWGRFAIVETFDPANAGLEGRTLRDVAAERGGDPFDVLCDVVVADDLRTGLDPRFMVDQPGDAEARAAVWADPRTVIGGSDAGAHLDMMCGAVATTSLLAEGVRDHQVISLEEAVRQLTDVPARLYGLDGRGQVREGWHADLVLFDPDTVAPGPVRTRDDLPGGAARLYAESEGIQSVWVNGSAIVRDGAFTGSTPGTVLRSGGT; this is encoded by the coding sequence ATGCTCGATGTGCGGTTCGCGGGTGCGACGTTGGTCGACGGCACCGGCGCGCCCGCCCGGCTGGCCGACGTCGGTGTGCGCCACGGGCGCGTGGTCGCGATCCGCGACCCCGGCGCCCTCGACGAACCGGCGGTGCAGCACGTCGATGCGACCGGGCTCGTGTTGGCGCCCGGCTTCGTCGACCTGCACACGCACTACGACGCGCAGCTCTGCTGGGACCCCACCGCCAGCCCATCGCCGTTGCACGGGGTGACGACGGTGCTCGGCGGCAACTGCGGTTTCACGATCGCGCCGGCCGGCCCCGACCACGCCGACTACCTCATGCGGATGCTCGCCCGCGTCGAGGGCATGCCGATCGAGGCGCTGTCGGCCGGGCTCGCATGGGACTGGAACAGCTTCGGCGACTGGTTGGGTGGCCTCGAGGGATCGATCGCGGTGAACGCCGGGTTCCTGGTCGGCCACTCCGCGCTGCGGCGGGTGGTGATGGGCGACGACGCCATCGGCTCGCCGGCGACCCCTGAGCAGGTGGCGGCCATGGTCGCCTTGCTGCGCCGGTCGCTGAACGAAGGCGGCCTCGGCTTGTCGACGTCGCAAGCAGGCACCCACCGCGACCGCGACGGGAACCCTGTGCCGTCGCGGGCCGCTGGCCGCGACGAGCTGCTCGCGCTGGCCGGCGTGCTGGCGGACGTGCCGGGCATGTCGGTGTCGCTCGTGCCGGCCGGGAGCCTCGGCCAGTTCAGCGACGACGAGGTGCGACTCCTCACCGACCTGTCGCTCGCCTCCCGCGCGGCCGTCAACTGGAACGTGCTCGGGGTGTCGGCCGGGAACCCGGCGCAACACGAGCACCAGCTCGCCGCGTCGGACCACGCGACCGCGCACGGCGCGACCGTGGTGGCGCTCACGCTCCCGCACCGGATGCAGATGCGGCTGAGCTTGCGCTCCGGCTTCCTGTTCGACTCCTTGCCGGGCTGGGCCGAGTTCATCGGCCTACCCGTTCCCGAACGGATCGCGGCGTTGGGCGACCCCGGCGTCCGCCGGCGGCTCGACGCTGGCGCACGGTCCGACGAAGCCGGGTTGCTCAGAGCGCTGGCCGACTGGGGACGGTTCGCGATCGTCGAGACGTTCGACCCGGCCAACGCGGGGCTGGAAGGTCGCACCCTCCGCGACGTCGCAGCGGAGCGGGGCGGCGACCCGTTCGACGTGCTGTGCGACGTGGTGGTCGCCGACGACCTCCGCACCGGTCTCGATCCCCGGTTCATGGTCGACCAACCCGGCGACGCCGAAGCACGCGCCGCGGTGTGGGCCGATCCGCGCACGGTCATCGGCGGGTCCGACGCCGGTGCCCACCTCGACATGATGTGCGGCGCGGTGGCCACCACGTCGTTGCTGGCAGAAGGGGTGCGCGACCACCAGGTCATCTCGCTGGAGGAAGCCGTCCGCCAGCTCACCGACGTGCCGGCGCGGCTGTACGGACTCGATGGCAGAGGCCAAGTGCGCGAGGGGTGGCACGCCGACCTCGTCCTGTTCGACCCCGACACGGTGGCGCCCGGGCCGGTCCGCACCCGCGACGACCTGCCCGGAGGAGCCGCACGCCTCTACGCCGAATCTGAGGGGATCCAATCGGTGTGGGTGAACGGCTCGGCCATCGTGCGCGACGGGGCGTTCACGGGCTCGACGCCCGGGACCGTGTTGCGATCAGGGGGAACGTGA
- a CDS encoding VC0807 family protein, protein MGIVDRLRTEDVTIDALPPPPTVRSVLERFGRKFVTDSIIPFALFLGLNSWVGLGWAMVAGTIWSIGLIVVRRRRGEAAGALVWISLCFVLVRGAAGLLTSSGTVYFGPGVATNFLVALAFVVSVLVRRPLVGYIALVFYPFPDEIRSHDAYRRAFSRLSLAWAALLVATGTAQGVALLTASTNQFLLVRSAGWPFTAGLFVFSLGYPRRCFKRDPELGPWVLAAEGAGG, encoded by the coding sequence ATGGGGATCGTCGACCGGCTGAGGACCGAGGACGTCACCATCGACGCCCTGCCGCCACCGCCGACGGTGCGGTCGGTCCTCGAACGCTTCGGTCGCAAGTTCGTGACCGACTCGATCATCCCGTTCGCGCTGTTCCTCGGCCTCAACAGCTGGGTTGGGCTCGGCTGGGCGATGGTGGCCGGCACGATCTGGTCGATCGGGCTGATCGTGGTGCGACGCCGCCGCGGCGAAGCAGCTGGCGCGCTGGTGTGGATCAGCCTCTGCTTCGTGCTGGTCCGCGGCGCCGCCGGCCTGTTGACCTCGTCGGGCACCGTCTACTTCGGCCCGGGTGTGGCCACGAACTTCCTCGTGGCGCTGGCGTTCGTCGTGTCGGTGCTCGTGCGGCGCCCGCTCGTCGGCTACATCGCCCTGGTCTTCTATCCGTTCCCCGACGAGATCCGCTCGCACGACGCGTACCGCCGGGCGTTCTCCCGCCTGTCGCTGGCGTGGGCCGCGCTGCTGGTGGCCACGGGAACGGCGCAAGGCGTCGCGCTGCTCACCGCGTCGACCAACCAGTTCCTGCTGGTGCGGTCGGCCGGCTGGCCGTTCACGGCGGGGCTGTTCGTGTTCTCGCTCGGCTACCCGCGCCGCTGCTTCAAGCGGGACCCCGAGCTCGGACCGTGGGTGCTGGCCGCCGAAGGCGCGGGCGGCTGA
- the galT gene encoding galactose-1-phosphate uridylyltransferase, with the protein MTTPPDARIDPLTGEPVVVIANRQSRPNLPVTGCPFCVGGLEAPEPYDVRWFANRWPALPDGRAEVVLYSPDHDASLGSLTVDQAERVVQLWAERTVELGRRDGVAYVLVFENRGAEVGATISHPHGQIYAFDAVPPAAVAELDSPRCALCDEQPGDRLVSDAQRWRAWVPAAASWPYGMVLAPIEHVADLAAAAPTHRALAGLLVDVFTRLDRLFDAPMPYMLWWHQRPTDGGDWATAHVHAHVAPLLRQPGVPRFVAAGELGSGVFFNPVDPVDAAAELRRA; encoded by the coding sequence ATGACGACGCCGCCCGACGCACGCATCGATCCGCTCACCGGCGAGCCGGTCGTGGTCATCGCCAACCGCCAGTCGCGGCCGAACCTTCCGGTCACCGGCTGCCCGTTCTGCGTCGGCGGCCTCGAAGCGCCCGAGCCGTACGACGTCCGCTGGTTTGCCAACCGCTGGCCAGCGCTGCCCGACGGGCGCGCGGAGGTCGTGCTGTACAGCCCCGACCACGACGCGTCGCTCGGGTCGCTCACCGTCGACCAGGCCGAGCGGGTGGTGCAGCTGTGGGCGGAGCGCACAGTGGAGCTGGGTCGCCGCGACGGCGTGGCGTATGTGCTGGTGTTCGAGAACCGCGGCGCGGAAGTGGGCGCCACCATCTCGCACCCGCACGGTCAGATCTACGCGTTCGACGCGGTGCCGCCCGCGGCCGTGGCCGAGCTGGACAGCCCCCGTTGCGCGTTGTGCGACGAACAACCGGGTGACCGCTTGGTGAGCGACGCGCAGAGGTGGCGGGCATGGGTGCCAGCAGCGGCGAGCTGGCCGTACGGCATGGTGCTCGCCCCCATCGAGCACGTCGCCGACTTGGCCGCCGCAGCCCCCACGCACCGGGCGCTCGCCGGGTTGTTGGTCGACGTGTTCACCCGGCTGGACCGGCTGTTCGACGCGCCGATGCCGTACATGCTCTGGTGGCACCAGCGACCGACCGACGGTGGCGACTGGGCCACGGCCCACGTGCATGCGCACGTCGCCCCGCTACTGCGCCAACCGGGCGTCCCTCGCTTCGTGGCCGCAGGCGAGCTCGGCAGTGGGGTCTTCTTCAACCCGGTGGACCCCGTCGACGCCGCCGCCGAGCTCCGTCGGGCCTGA
- a CDS encoding glycoside hydrolase family 2 TIM barrel-domain containing protein — protein MTRDLGPLDAFGPRSWITPEVTGFGREPSTSPLRLDDAISLDGDWSFALRPRPEAVTAADVGAAGPRTATPDLGSGDWSTVAVPGCWTMQGHDRPQYTNVQMPFAGPLGRVPDDDPTGVYRRAVHVPAEWAGQRIVLHVGGAESVLYVHLDGQPVGMGKDSRLPHEFDVTDFVTPGSTVDVALSVVRWSDATYLEDQDHWYHAGLHRSVALYATPRTRIVDVHATADFDPATGDGRLDVRVPVAIDPAAPAPAGLRVRVEVAGQSVDAPVAIEPADASMLDLVLFGGQHATASITVPGVAPWTAETPDLHDVTVTLLDGPGTAGAPGAPSEPAHDTPLDTVHLTVGFRRVEVRGHELLVNGQPVLIRGVNRHDHDPHRGKAVTRESIEHDLVLMKQHNINAVRTSHYPNDSHLYDVCDRLGLYVVDEADVETHAYLRWLTKDPTWSTAVVERIERMASRDKNHPSVIIWSLGNESGSSPTHQAAATWLRAWDGTRPVQYEGGIGDDLFADIAGGTFPDPGELYARPRPETDLIAPMYPPVADLVSWATRATPAQPLIMCEYIHAMGNSCGGLDEYWRAIRTYPGLQGGFVWDWVDQALWQTLPGGTERLAYGGDFGDQPNDGPFCCNGLVAADRTPHPSLLELAKVVQPVQMEAIDAARGQVRVTNEHAFVDLSWLEPVWSLDVDGEPVTSGALEPLALGPGDHTRVELPVNVPDLAPGQLAHLTLTFRTLDDLPWAAAGHVVAWEQFEVGRAGGPAPARGAAPASTRALADLEPTLALWRAPIDNETYADVGHSHAERWEAIGLADGPRHAELTTESHASDNGGVEVTHVVTVPDSVGEVARVGVRLHVGPGAATVEWAGDGPHEGYSDRCAGTRFGRWTTSVDDWPVPYVHPQASGNRTGVRWLRILDERGEPRLVIDELAGLDVTVARWTDDEVAAADHLEDLPARDDCWVWIDARHRGVGSGAVGPDVAPEHRVGPGTYRWRYRIR, from the coding sequence GTGACCCGCGACCTCGGACCGCTCGACGCGTTCGGCCCGCGGTCGTGGATCACCCCTGAGGTCACGGGCTTCGGGCGCGAACCGTCGACCAGTCCCCTGCGCCTCGACGACGCCATCTCGCTCGACGGCGACTGGTCGTTCGCGCTGCGGCCGCGTCCCGAGGCCGTGACCGCGGCCGACGTCGGCGCTGCCGGGCCTCGGACTGCGACCCCCGACCTCGGGAGCGGCGACTGGTCGACGGTGGCGGTGCCGGGTTGTTGGACCATGCAGGGACACGACCGGCCCCAGTACACGAACGTGCAGATGCCGTTCGCCGGCCCGCTCGGCCGCGTGCCCGACGACGACCCCACCGGGGTCTACCGCCGAGCCGTGCACGTGCCCGCCGAATGGGCCGGTCAGCGCATCGTGTTGCACGTCGGCGGAGCCGAATCGGTCCTGTACGTGCACCTCGACGGGCAGCCGGTCGGGATGGGCAAGGACTCCCGCCTCCCCCACGAGTTCGACGTCACCGACTTCGTCACACCCGGATCGACGGTCGACGTGGCGCTCTCCGTGGTGCGGTGGTCCGACGCCACGTACCTCGAGGACCAGGACCACTGGTACCACGCCGGCCTGCACCGCTCGGTGGCGCTGTACGCCACGCCGCGCACCCGCATCGTAGACGTGCACGCCACGGCCGACTTCGATCCCGCCACAGGCGACGGTCGGCTCGACGTGCGGGTGCCGGTGGCGATCGACCCCGCCGCGCCGGCGCCGGCGGGCTTGCGTGTCCGGGTCGAGGTGGCCGGCCAATCGGTCGACGCGCCGGTGGCCATCGAGCCCGCCGACGCCTCGATGCTCGACCTCGTGCTGTTCGGCGGCCAGCACGCGACGGCGTCGATCACCGTGCCGGGCGTTGCGCCCTGGACAGCCGAGACGCCCGACCTCCACGACGTCACGGTCACGCTGCTCGACGGGCCAGGCACGGCGGGCGCGCCCGGGGCCCCGTCGGAACCTGCGCACGACACGCCACTCGACACCGTCCACCTCACCGTCGGGTTCCGTCGGGTCGAGGTGCGGGGCCACGAGCTGCTGGTGAACGGGCAGCCGGTCCTGATCCGGGGCGTGAACCGCCACGACCACGATCCCCACCGGGGCAAAGCCGTCACGCGGGAGTCGATCGAGCACGACCTCGTGCTGATGAAGCAGCACAACATCAACGCGGTCCGCACGTCGCACTATCCGAACGACAGCCACTTGTACGACGTGTGCGACCGGCTCGGCCTGTACGTCGTCGACGAAGCCGACGTCGAGACCCACGCATACTTGCGCTGGCTCACCAAGGACCCGACGTGGAGCACGGCGGTCGTCGAGCGCATCGAGCGGATGGCATCGCGCGACAAGAACCATCCGAGCGTCATCATCTGGTCGCTCGGCAACGAGAGCGGCAGCTCACCGACCCACCAGGCAGCCGCAACCTGGCTGCGAGCATGGGACGGCACTCGGCCCGTGCAGTACGAGGGCGGCATCGGCGACGACCTCTTCGCCGACATCGCCGGGGGCACGTTCCCGGACCCCGGCGAGCTGTACGCGCGGCCCCGCCCGGAGACCGACCTGATCGCCCCCATGTACCCGCCCGTCGCCGACCTCGTGTCCTGGGCCACCCGGGCCACGCCGGCCCAGCCGCTGATCATGTGCGAGTACATCCACGCCATGGGCAACTCGTGCGGCGGCCTCGACGAGTACTGGCGGGCCATCCGCACGTACCCCGGCCTGCAGGGCGGCTTCGTGTGGGACTGGGTCGACCAAGCCTTGTGGCAGACCTTGCCCGGCGGCACCGAACGGCTCGCGTACGGCGGCGATTTCGGCGACCAACCCAACGACGGACCCTTCTGCTGCAACGGCCTGGTTGCCGCCGACCGCACCCCGCACCCTTCGCTGCTGGAGCTGGCGAAAGTGGTGCAGCCGGTGCAGATGGAGGCGATCGACGCGGCGCGCGGCCAGGTGCGGGTCACCAACGAGCATGCGTTCGTCGACTTGTCGTGGCTGGAGCCGGTGTGGTCCCTCGATGTCGACGGCGAGCCGGTCACGTCCGGCGCGCTCGAACCCCTCGCGCTCGGGCCCGGCGACCACACCCGTGTCGAACTGCCGGTCAACGTGCCCGATCTCGCACCGGGTCAGCTCGCGCACCTGACCCTCACGTTCCGCACGCTCGACGACCTGCCGTGGGCCGCGGCCGGGCACGTGGTCGCGTGGGAGCAGTTCGAGGTCGGGCGCGCCGGCGGCCCGGCCCCGGCGCGCGGCGCGGCCCCTGCTTCGACCCGTGCGCTCGCGGACCTCGAGCCCACGCTGGCGTTGTGGCGCGCGCCGATCGACAACGAGACGTACGCCGATGTGGGCCACTCCCACGCCGAACGCTGGGAGGCGATCGGCCTGGCCGACGGCCCACGCCATGCGGAGCTGACCACCGAGTCACACGCCAGCGACAACGGTGGTGTCGAGGTCACCCACGTGGTCACCGTGCCCGACTCGGTGGGCGAGGTCGCCCGGGTGGGTGTGCGGCTGCACGTCGGCCCTGGCGCGGCGACGGTCGAGTGGGCGGGCGACGGCCCCCACGAGGGCTACTCCGACCGCTGCGCCGGTACCCGCTTCGGCCGGTGGACCACCTCGGTCGACGACTGGCCCGTGCCGTACGTCCACCCCCAAGCCAGCGGCAACCGCACCGGCGTTCGCTGGCTGCGGATCCTCGACGAGCGCGGCGAGCCGCGGTTGGTGATCGACGAGCTGGCCGGGCTCGACGTCACTGTCGCGCGTTGGACCGACGACGAAGTTGCCGCAGCCGACCATCTCGAAGACCTCCCCGCCCGGGACGACTGCTGGGTGTGGATCGACGCCCGCCACCGCGGGGTCGGATCGGGTGCGGTGGGCCCCGACGTGGCCCCCGAACACCGGGTCGGGCCGGGCACTTACCGCTGGCGCTACCGCATCCGATGA
- a CDS encoding glycoside hydrolase family 3 C-terminal domain-containing protein, giving the protein MNAEELEAELTPEEKASLTAGGDVWRLPPIERLGIGRLKMSDGPSGVRGGQFGTRRSLSFPCGMAAGSTWDLDLIRRYGEAVADEAISKGVHLVLGPTVCIPRTPLGGRTFESFAEDPYLSARVTAAYVAAVQAGGVGCCVKHFACNDQEHERMTISAEVDERTLREVHLPSFEAAVVEAGAWAVMSAYNRLNGTFCGEHPELLGGILKDEWGFDGVVVSDWFGTHSTVEASTAGLDIEMPGPPQYLGPNLAEAVKQGSVDTGVVDEHASRIARLMERTGLLAGRVVDDEREDDDPQRRALARELAAAGTVLLRNDGLLPLAGDGLRRVAVIGPNARALQTGGGGSSVVVPFRHQDLVDELRDRLPGVEVVHEEGCRLTKDGTLPTLDMRLIEGGFRTEYWPNTTHEGEPLAAEALGRAEYIALGDPAPGVGIDNFSLRSTTTFRPDTDGTWTLGLASVGPSRLLLDGEVVIDNTRPERAKSFFGMGSTTVTAEVELSAGTAHELSVELTSSPAPVNGFRVDADRPAVPDALGRAVAAARDADAVVLVVGSNPHWETEGVDRKGLALVGEQAELVRAVVAANPHTAVVVNAGAPVDVAPAEGAASLMMLWYPGEEGPAALAEMLVGTAEPSGRLPITFPHRIDDVASHTDPTWYPGAGGKVRYGEGVFVGYRHFDANGVEPAFAFGHGTGYSTFDIGDLRVDGSGTDRTVALRVTNTGERRGAEVVQVYVAAAGTDAPAGIDRPAKELKGFAKVVLDPGESTDVRVALDHRSFARWDVDSHDWVADSGTYDVLVGVSSRDIRQQTSITA; this is encoded by the coding sequence GTGAACGCCGAGGAGCTCGAGGCCGAGCTCACCCCCGAAGAGAAGGCATCGCTCACCGCGGGCGGCGACGTGTGGCGGCTGCCGCCGATCGAACGACTCGGCATCGGACGGCTCAAGATGTCCGACGGACCGTCGGGCGTCCGGGGTGGCCAGTTCGGCACGCGCCGCTCGCTCTCGTTCCCGTGCGGCATGGCCGCCGGGTCGACGTGGGACCTCGACCTGATCCGGCGCTACGGCGAGGCCGTCGCCGACGAAGCGATCTCCAAGGGCGTCCACTTGGTCCTCGGGCCCACGGTGTGCATCCCGCGCACCCCACTCGGTGGCCGCACGTTCGAGTCGTTCGCCGAAGACCCCTACCTGAGCGCGCGCGTGACCGCGGCGTATGTGGCGGCGGTGCAGGCCGGCGGTGTGGGTTGCTGCGTGAAGCACTTCGCGTGCAACGACCAGGAACACGAGCGCATGACCATCAGCGCCGAGGTCGATGAGCGCACCCTCCGGGAGGTGCACCTGCCGTCGTTCGAGGCGGCCGTCGTCGAGGCGGGCGCCTGGGCCGTGATGTCGGCTTACAACCGCCTCAACGGCACGTTCTGCGGCGAGCACCCGGAGCTGCTCGGTGGGATCCTCAAGGACGAGTGGGGCTTCGACGGCGTGGTCGTATCCGACTGGTTCGGCACGCACAGCACGGTGGAAGCCTCCACGGCCGGGCTCGACATCGAGATGCCCGGCCCGCCGCAGTACCTCGGTCCCAACCTGGCCGAGGCCGTGAAGCAGGGCAGCGTCGACACGGGCGTGGTCGACGAGCACGCGTCGCGCATCGCACGCCTGATGGAGCGGACGGGTCTGCTCGCCGGCCGAGTGGTCGACGACGAGCGGGAGGACGACGACCCGCAGCGCCGTGCCCTGGCCCGGGAGCTGGCGGCGGCCGGCACCGTGCTGCTGCGCAATGACGGCCTGCTCCCCCTGGCCGGCGACGGGCTGCGGCGCGTCGCGGTGATCGGCCCCAACGCACGCGCCCTGCAGACCGGGGGTGGCGGCAGCTCGGTGGTCGTGCCGTTCCGCCACCAGGACCTCGTCGACGAGCTGCGCGACCGGCTGCCGGGCGTCGAAGTCGTGCACGAGGAAGGCTGCCGGCTCACCAAGGACGGCACGCTGCCGACGCTCGACATGCGGCTGATCGAGGGCGGCTTCCGCACGGAGTACTGGCCCAACACCACGCACGAGGGCGAGCCGCTCGCGGCGGAAGCGTTGGGCCGGGCCGAGTACATCGCGCTCGGCGACCCTGCGCCGGGTGTCGGCATCGACAACTTCTCACTGCGGTCCACCACCACCTTCCGACCCGACACCGACGGCACATGGACGCTCGGCCTCGCCAGCGTGGGCCCGAGCCGTCTGTTGCTCGACGGCGAGGTCGTGATCGACAACACCCGACCCGAGCGGGCCAAGTCGTTCTTCGGGATGGGAAGCACCACCGTCACTGCCGAAGTCGAACTGTCGGCCGGCACCGCGCACGAACTCTCCGTGGAGCTGACGTCGTCGCCGGCGCCCGTCAACGGGTTCCGCGTCGACGCCGACCGCCCAGCCGTCCCCGACGCACTCGGGCGCGCCGTCGCCGCGGCCCGCGACGCCGACGCCGTGGTGCTGGTGGTCGGATCGAACCCGCACTGGGAGACCGAAGGCGTCGACCGCAAGGGCCTCGCGCTGGTCGGCGAACAGGCCGAGCTCGTGCGTGCGGTTGTGGCGGCCAACCCGCACACCGCCGTCGTGGTGAACGCCGGCGCGCCGGTCGACGTCGCCCCCGCCGAGGGCGCCGCCTCGCTGATGATGCTGTGGTATCCGGGCGAGGAAGGCCCGGCCGCGCTGGCCGAGATGTTGGTCGGTACCGCCGAGCCGTCGGGCCGCCTCCCGATCACCTTCCCTCACCGCATCGACGACGTGGCGAGCCACACCGACCCCACCTGGTACCCGGGCGCGGGCGGCAAGGTGAGGTATGGCGAAGGCGTGTTCGTGGGGTACCGACACTTCGACGCCAACGGGGTCGAGCCGGCCTTCGCGTTCGGCCACGGCACCGGGTACTCCACGTTCGACATCGGCGACCTCAGAGTCGACGGCAGCGGCACCGACCGCACCGTCGCGCTCCGGGTCACCAACACGGGTGAGCGCCGCGGCGCCGAGGTCGTGCAGGTCTACGTCGCAGCCGCCGGCACCGACGCACCCGCCGGGATCGACCGGCCCGCCAAGGAGTTGAAGGGCTTCGCCAAGGTGGTGCTCGACCCCGGCGAGTCGACCGACGTGCGCGTCGCGCTCGACCACCGGTCGTTCGCACGGTGGGACGTCGACTCGCACGACTGGGTCGCCGACAGCGGCACGTACGACGTGCTGGTGGGCGTCTCGTCGCGGGACATCCGCCAGCAGACCAGCATCACCGCGTGA